Proteins found in one Takifugu flavidus isolate HTHZ2018 chromosome 7, ASM371156v2, whole genome shotgun sequence genomic segment:
- the LOC130528637 gene encoding leucine-rich repeat-containing protein 24-like gives MAALLDCLLPVLLLSLSSPSRASPSCPLNCRCYSLTVECGSTGLRGLPKNIPPSTQSVFLQDNVISQIRQLDLSVLTHLHYLYLQNNTISAVEPGSFKNQGQLLELALNGNRIHLLTADIFQGLEHLRILYLARNDITRLLDYTFRGLQRLQELHLQHNNVEVLSDQALVGLTSLALLDLSKNNLHTMGPASLQPLVSLQVLRITDNPWRCDCALHWLRGWIDEEGQRLLSSAERRLVCIEPPRLSHLSLVEIPLNSLVCIPPLVQLEHRRLAVRLGESIRVSCHASGYPRPQVTWRKASQGKTALSPRALVQELDAGDDLTGRAEDHEKGRVHLQKSEVERFDPDTGSGMLFLNNVTVAHAGFYECEAWNAGGMARVTFELAINSSTSSSSSFSSIWASWSQLSSPFSPAWPRRRGRGPVSGSDVSREPLYALGSMAFSSLGAATQTAIAVGISLLTLTALLLVAMIYNRHYQREKETTGAVKEDSILYVNDYSDGPTTFAQLEEYRDEHGHEMYVLNRAKPVLPDALSAAVSTTNLGCHAPSDTSSHTLSPTLAPSKEQQQEGDIRTMKRMAGEGGEAEPVITSEAEGMFLNHSSLFMDSQIAYEIHC, from the exons TCAGTCTTCCTGCAGGACAATGTGATCAGTCAAATCCGTCAACTCGACCTTTCAGTGCTGACACACCTGCACTACTTATACCTGCAg aACAACACCATCTCAGCAGTGGAACCAGGCTCTTTCAAGAACCAGGGTCAGTTGCTGGAGCTGGCATTGAATGGAAACCGCATCCACCTTTTAACAGCTGACATTTTTCAGGGACTCGAACATCTCCGCATTCTTTATCTAGCACGCAATGACATCACACGCCTGCTGGACTACACCTTCCGGGGCTTACAG CGCCTGCAggagctccacctgcagcacaacaATGTTGAGGTGTTATCAGACCAGGCTCTGGTGGGTCTGACCTCTTTGGCTCTTCTAGACTTGAGCAAGAATAATCTTCACACCATGGGCCCGGCGTCGCTGCAACCTCTGGTCAGCCTACAGGTGCTGCGCATCACAG ACAACCCGTGGCGCTGTGACTGTGCTCTCCACTGGCTGAGGGGCTGGATTGATGAGGAGGGTCAGCGGCTGCTTAGCTCTGCAGAGCGCCGTCTGGTTTGTATCGAGCCGCCGCGCCTCTCCCACCTGAGCCTGGTGGAGATCCCGCTGAATAGCCTGGTGTGTATCCCACCGCTGGTGCAGCTGGAGCACAGGAGGCTAGCTGTTCGTCTGGGGGAGAGCATACGGGTGTCCTGCCATGCTTCTGGTTACCCTCGGCCACAG GTCACCTGGAGGAAGGCGTCCCAGGGGAAAACAGCGCTGTCTCCCAGAGCCCTGGTGCAGGAGCTGGACGCTGGAGACGACCTCACAGGCAGAGCGGAAGACCACGAAAAAGGCCGCGTCCATCTGCAGAAGAGTGAAGTGGAGCGCTTTGACCCTGACACTGGCAGCGGAATGTTGTTCCTGAATAATGTGACCGTGGCTCACGCAGGCTTCTATGAATGTGAAGCCTGGAATGCTGGGGGCATGGCCAGAGTAACCTTTGAGCTTGCCATCAACTcatccacatcctcctcctcttccttctcttccatcTGGGCCTCCTGGTCTCAGTTGTCCTCACCTTTCTCTCCTGCCTGGCCCCGCAGAAGGGGCCGTGGCCCTGTTTCGGGGTCAGATGTTAGCCGGGAGCCCCTATATGCTCTTGGTAGCATGGCCTTTAGCTCCCTCGGAGCTGCCACCCAGACTGCTATAGCTGTGGGCATCTCCCTCCTGACTCTGAcggctctgctgctggttgcAATGATCTACAACCGGCATTATCAACGAGAGAAGGAAACCACCGGAGCGGTGAAG GAAGACAGCATCCTGTATGTGAATGACTACTCTGATGGCCCCACCACCtttgcccagctggaggagtaCCGGGACGAGCACGGCCATGAGATGTATGTCCTCAACCGGGCTAAGCCCGTGTTGCCTGACGCTCTGTCCGCCGCCGTCTCCACCACTAACCTGGGCTGCCACGCTCCGTCTGACACGTCCAGCCACACCCTGAGTCCCACTCTGGCCCCCAgcaaggagcagcagcaggagggtgaCATCCGGACCATGAAGAGAATGGCCggcgagggaggggaggcagagCCCGTGATCACGTCAGAGGCTGAGGGGATGTTTCTTAATCACTCCAGCCTCTTCATGGACTCTCAGATCGCTTATGAGATCCACTGCTGA